A window from Brachyhypopomus gauderio isolate BG-103 chromosome 6, BGAUD_0.2, whole genome shotgun sequence encodes these proteins:
- the mrm2 gene encoding rRNA methyltransferase 2, mitochondrial: MSKCLYLQKSSFYSSAAVLKKVSLNMKGRSSADQRWLVRQINDPFVKAAHSHNFRCRSAFKLMEMDDKFRILRPGLSVIDCGAAPGAWSQVAVQRVNSTAERPELPRGSVIGLDLLHIAPLEGAHFLLKKDITDANTHTELQRLLPQNHADVILSDMAPNASGFRELDQERLVSMCFSLLELAEKVLRPGGTLLCKYWDGASAHKLRERVAHSFRDVRTVKPKASRKESAELYFLATTYRKT, encoded by the exons ATGTCGAAATGTCTGTATCTACAAAAATCGTCCTTTTACAGTTCCGCGGCAGTGCTGAAAAAGGTCTCTCTAAACATGAAGGGGAGGAGTAGCGCTGACCAGCGATGGCTTGTGCGACAGATAAACGACCCTTTCGTTAAAGCCGCACATTCTCACAATTTCCGCTGCAGGAGTGCCTTCAAGCTGATGGAAATGGACGACAAGTTCAGGATCCTGAGACCTGGCCTCAGTGTTATAGACTGTGGTGCTGCGCCCGGAGCCTGGAGCCAAGTGGCAGTGCAGAGAGTCAATTCAACAGCGGAAA GACCAGAGTTACCCAGAGGAAGTGTAATTGGATTAGATCTGCTGCATATTGCTCCTTTGGAAGGTGCTCACTTCCTGTTGAAAAAGGACATTACAgacgccaacacacacacagagctgcagaGGCTCCTCCCTCAAAACCATGCTGATGTTATCCTGAGTGACATGGCTCCCAATGCCAGTGGTTTTAGGGAGCTGGACCAGGAGAGACTAGTGAGCATGTGCTTCTCACTGCTGGAGCTGGCGGAGAAGGTCCTCCGTCCTGGCGGGACTCTCCTGTGTAAGTACTGGGACGGAGCTTCCGCACACAAGCTCCGGGAACGTGTCGCGCACTCGTTTCGCGACGTGAGGACCGTGAAACCCAAAGCCAGTAGGAAAGAGTCGGCCGAGCTTTATTTCCTGGCCACGACGTACAGGAAGACGTAG